One stretch of Prunus persica cultivar Lovell chromosome G1, Prunus_persica_NCBIv2, whole genome shotgun sequence DNA includes these proteins:
- the LOC109946742 gene encoding uncharacterized protein LOC109946742: MGHSNLETPSEGLGWSSETRTGSSWRHVLGELAMQTELMAAIEGLHFAIDMGFTDAILEMDAQDCINSILSTEECNGIDGLLIEEVNYLLHNFRAVVCQWTPRCGNKVAHTLAQFAFHCNEFVTWIEEAPRWLLLVLEADVLSLEC, from the coding sequence ATGGGGCACTCAAATCTGGAGACTCCGTCCGAGGGGTTGGGGTGGTCGTCAGAAACGCGAACGGGGAGTTCATGGCGGCATGTGTTAGGCGAATTGGCTATGCAAACGGAGCTTATGGCTGCAATAGAGGGTCTGCATTTTGCTATTGATATGGGCTTTACTGATGCTATTCTAGAAATGGACGCACAAGATTGCATTAATAGTATTCTTTCAACAGAGGAGTGCAATGGAATAGATGGTCTTTTGATTGAGGAGGTGAACTATCTACTTCATAATTTTAGAGCAGTCGTATGTCAATGGACTCCAAGATGCGGTAATAAAGTGGCACACACTTTGGCTCAGTTTGCATTTCATTGTAACGAATTTGTTACCTGGATTGAGGAAGCACCAAGATGGTTGCTCCTTGTGCTTGAAGCTGATGTACTCTCTTTGGAGTgttga